A stretch of the Filimonas lacunae genome encodes the following:
- a CDS encoding thioredoxin-like domain-containing protein produces MRGFLFISALCAATLVGHAQTKPKKAAPAPQKETTTVTNDGYNIPVTITPLKNCWVYIGCYYGKFRNVVDSAWMDENSKAVFSGKAKLPGGIYFLVSPRHTILSEFLMDDVQKFSVATDTLHPDQVVITGSAENALYQKYTSFLAKKGPELTALQNQLKDAHTAADTARIREQLTAGNKELNDYRDTLVNQNPNSMLALFLNAIKQPEPPPAPKLANGRIDSLFPARYVKEHYWDNIPLHDDRLLRTPFFDDHKLEPYLKYYVRPEPDSVIEDINYILLSSRAGKDMFKYLLGRFTDKYINPEIMGQDKVFIFLFNNYFSKGDTLWLSTKQKEYIFNRAYSLMANQIGEQAAVLDLVDTSGKPSPMYAQKAPFTFVLFWDPNCGHCKEMVPRIDSMYEAKWKAKGIKIYAVNIDEKANDAWKKYIKDNHLKGWLHVYQTKEQRDADVANGRANYRQLYDVFQTPTMYLLDDQKRIIAKKLSLEQFDEVMSAKKKTDSK; encoded by the coding sequence ATGCGAGGATTTTTGTTTATTTCAGCGCTTTGTGCAGCTACCCTTGTTGGCCACGCACAAACTAAACCCAAAAAGGCGGCCCCAGCCCCTCAAAAAGAAACCACCACTGTTACTAACGACGGTTATAACATTCCGGTTACCATTACTCCGCTTAAAAACTGCTGGGTGTATATCGGGTGTTATTATGGAAAATTTCGCAATGTGGTAGACTCCGCATGGATGGATGAGAACAGTAAGGCTGTTTTTTCCGGAAAAGCGAAATTGCCTGGCGGTATTTATTTTTTAGTGTCTCCGCGCCACACCATTTTATCGGAGTTTTTAATGGATGATGTACAGAAATTTTCTGTGGCAACCGACACCTTACACCCCGACCAGGTGGTGATAACCGGTTCTGCCGAAAATGCCCTGTATCAGAAATACACTTCTTTTCTGGCTAAAAAAGGTCCTGAGTTAACTGCTTTACAAAATCAGTTAAAAGATGCGCATACTGCAGCAGATACCGCCCGCATTCGGGAGCAGCTGACTGCCGGTAATAAAGAACTGAACGACTACCGCGATACGTTAGTGAATCAGAACCCCAACAGCATGCTGGCGCTGTTTTTAAATGCTATTAAACAACCCGAGCCACCACCAGCCCCCAAGCTGGCTAATGGAAGAATTGATTCTTTATTCCCTGCACGTTATGTAAAAGAACATTATTGGGATAACATTCCTTTACACGACGACAGGCTTTTACGTACGCCATTTTTCGATGATCATAAGCTGGAGCCTTACCTGAAATATTATGTACGCCCTGAGCCGGACAGTGTTATTGAAGACATTAACTACATTCTGCTTAGCTCCCGTGCCGGAAAGGATATGTTTAAATATTTACTGGGCAGGTTTACTGATAAGTATATCAACCCGGAAATTATGGGGCAGGATAAAGTGTTCATCTTCCTGTTCAATAACTATTTCAGCAAGGGAGATACCTTATGGTTAAGCACTAAGCAAAAAGAATACATCTTTAACCGTGCCTACAGCCTGATGGCCAACCAGATTGGCGAGCAGGCGGCAGTGCTGGACCTGGTAGATACCTCGGGCAAGCCTTCGCCCATGTATGCTCAGAAAGCTCCTTTTACTTTTGTGCTGTTCTGGGATCCAAACTGCGGACATTGTAAAGAAATGGTTCCCCGCATCGATTCTATGTACGAAGCAAAATGGAAAGCCAAAGGCATTAAGATATATGCGGTGAATATTGATGAAAAAGCAAACGACGCCTGGAAAAAGTATATTAAAGACAACCATCTGAAAGGCTGGCTGCATGTATACCAAACAAAGGAGCAGCGTGATGCGGATGTAGCAAATGGCAGAGCCAACTATCGCCAGTTATATGATGTGTTTCAAACACCAACCATGTACCTGCTGGACGATCAAAAGCGAATTATCGCCAAAAAGCTAAGTCTGGAGCAATTTGATGAAGTGATGTCGGCAAAGAAGAAAACGGATAGTAAATAA
- the rlmD gene encoding 23S rRNA (uracil(1939)-C(5))-methyltransferase RlmD, whose protein sequence is MRNKKKSIVLQDVLVEDYAAEGKSLARVDGKVVFIEKAVPGDVVDIQLSKNKKDWAEGHAIRIKKYSADRVEPFCEHFGICGGCQWQMLPYQKQLHYKHKQVTDNLQRIGKLPLPEIQPIAGCEETRYYRNKLEYTFSTKRFIPQSEFEALKKIQAESGQGFEFTEKTGVAGFHAKGMFDKLVEINTCHLQHEPTNLIRNAIAAYARQKKWSFYDIRQHEGWLRTMQVRLATTGELMVNIVFGFENADNRKELLDYLLREFPQITTLLYTINTKKNDSLYDQEPIVYHGKGYIIETLEDFRFKISPKSFFQTNSRQAEELYRITRDFAELNGSQTVYDLYCGTGSIGIFVSKLAKQIIGVEVVAEAIEDAKENAELNGLQHASFYAGDVIDICDDAFFAKHGRPDVIITDPPRAGMHEKLVQKLLEIAAPVVVYVSCNPATQARDLNLLGEKYTVEKIQPVDMFPHTLHIENVVQLKLKA, encoded by the coding sequence GTGAGAAATAAAAAGAAATCTATTGTTCTACAGGACGTTCTGGTAGAAGATTATGCGGCCGAAGGCAAGTCGCTGGCACGGGTGGACGGGAAAGTGGTATTTATTGAAAAGGCCGTTCCCGGCGATGTGGTTGACATTCAGCTGTCTAAAAACAAAAAAGACTGGGCCGAAGGTCATGCTATCCGTATTAAAAAATACTCCGCCGACCGTGTGGAGCCTTTTTGTGAACATTTTGGCATTTGTGGTGGTTGCCAATGGCAAATGCTGCCCTACCAAAAGCAGTTACACTATAAGCACAAGCAGGTGACCGATAACCTGCAAAGGATTGGCAAACTGCCTTTGCCTGAAATACAACCTATTGCGGGTTGTGAAGAAACACGCTACTATCGTAATAAACTGGAATATACTTTTTCTACCAAACGGTTTATTCCCCAGAGCGAATTTGAGGCCCTAAAGAAAATTCAGGCCGAAAGCGGTCAGGGTTTTGAATTCACCGAAAAAACGGGGGTTGCCGGCTTCCATGCCAAGGGCATGTTCGACAAACTGGTGGAAATTAACACCTGTCACCTCCAGCACGAGCCTACCAACCTCATCAGGAATGCAATTGCGGCTTATGCCCGGCAGAAAAAATGGTCGTTTTACGATATCAGGCAGCACGAAGGCTGGTTACGTACCATGCAGGTGCGACTGGCCACCACCGGCGAGTTGATGGTAAACATCGTTTTCGGCTTTGAAAATGCAGACAATCGTAAAGAATTGCTGGACTACCTGTTACGGGAATTTCCGCAGATCACTACCCTTTTATATACTATCAATACCAAAAAGAACGACAGTTTATACGACCAGGAACCTATTGTATACCATGGCAAAGGATATATTATTGAAACCCTGGAAGATTTCCGGTTTAAAATAAGTCCCAAATCGTTCTTCCAAACCAATAGCCGCCAGGCCGAAGAGCTTTACCGCATAACCCGCGATTTTGCCGAGTTGAATGGCTCTCAAACCGTTTACGATTTATATTGTGGAACGGGGAGTATTGGCATATTTGTGAGTAAATTAGCCAAGCAGATAATAGGTGTGGAAGTGGTTGCGGAAGCTATTGAAGACGCTAAAGAAAATGCAGAACTGAATGGTTTGCAGCATGCTTCTTTTTACGCCGGTGATGTTATAGATATCTGTGATGATGCTTTTTTTGCTAAACATGGCCGTCCGGATGTAATTATTACCGATCCGCCACGCGCCGGCATGCACGAAAAGCTGGTACAGAAGTTATTGGAAATAGCAGCCCCTGTAGTGGTATACGTAAGTTGTAACCCCGCTACACAGGCCAGGGATTTAAACCTACTGGGTGAAAAATATACTGTGGAAAAAATTCAGCCCGTTGACATGTTTCCACACACCCTGCATATAGAGAATGTAGTTCAATTAAAACTGAAAGCGTAG
- a CDS encoding rhomboid family intramembrane serine protease produces the protein MTEFRPGRFQILPTIIKNLIIINVLVFAAQYTIGNKFPIDDLFALHTWQSPLFKPWQFITHLFMHGSIDHLFFNMFALWMFGATLENMWGPKRFITYYIACGLGAALFHMIVLFIETQTMLNAYNQLMNSSNANYNDALHFVQKFGKGQMAAPEAIVGWRLNEATLGASGAVFGCLAAFGYLFPNTYIYLYFFLPVKAKWFVLFYAAAELYMAVKSSAGDNVAHVAHLGGALVGFLLVYFWNKTNRRRFY, from the coding sequence ATGACTGAATTTAGGCCCGGCAGATTCCAGATACTGCCCACTATTATAAAGAACCTGATCATTATCAACGTATTGGTTTTTGCGGCTCAGTATACTATAGGCAATAAATTTCCTATAGACGATCTTTTTGCCTTGCATACCTGGCAAAGCCCCTTGTTTAAACCGTGGCAGTTTATCACCCACCTGTTTATGCATGGCAGCATTGACCACCTGTTCTTTAACATGTTTGCCCTGTGGATGTTTGGTGCCACCCTCGAAAACATGTGGGGCCCTAAACGCTTCATTACTTATTACATAGCCTGCGGCCTGGGTGCAGCACTTTTTCATATGATAGTGCTGTTTATTGAAACTCAAACCATGCTGAATGCCTATAATCAACTGATGAATAGTAGTAATGCCAACTATAATGATGCATTACATTTTGTTCAGAAATTTGGCAAGGGCCAGATGGCTGCTCCTGAAGCAATTGTAGGCTGGCGCTTAAATGAAGCTACCCTGGGCGCTTCCGGTGCCGTGTTCGGTTGCCTGGCTGCATTTGGCTACCTGTTTCCCAACACCTACATTTACCTCTACTTCTTCCTTCCTGTTAAAGCCAAATGGTTTGTACTTTTTTATGCTGCTGCCGAGCTGTACATGGCCGTAAAAAGCAGTGCCGGTGATAACGTGGCACACGTAGCACACCTGGGGGGAGCACTGGTAGGCTTTTTACTGGTATACTTTTGGAATAAGACCAACCGACGCAGATTCTATTGA
- a CDS encoding rhomboid family intramembrane serine protease — protein MAVMEQGKRSKMLLGEDNNALTWLIIVNAAVFVVLLFTRIVYLLSYDNGQDALFNAQIFSWLALPASTSQLLTHPWTIFTYMFTHVDVWKVIGSLLWLWAFGYMLQDLSGNKRLVPVYLYGGIAGAVFFVVSANLLPGLHHTGSLSGAVPSLMAIAVAATTLAPRFRLFTMINGGIPLWIVMVVFVIIDITGIAKEGLAVALSHVGGAFIGFIYAWQLKKGNDWGEWMYNLVDKVDGLFNPEKKYNKKSSAQKHFYKASRTPFEKRSNITPQRVDDLLDKINSNGYNSLTDEEKEFLKRASEQQN, from the coding sequence ATGGCAGTTATGGAGCAAGGCAAACGCAGTAAGATGTTATTAGGGGAGGACAACAATGCCCTTACCTGGCTGATTATTGTAAATGCCGCAGTGTTTGTTGTGTTACTTTTTACCAGGATCGTGTACCTGCTATCTTATGATAATGGACAGGATGCCCTGTTTAACGCACAGATATTTAGCTGGCTGGCTTTGCCCGCCTCTACTTCACAACTGCTTACCCACCCATGGACCATTTTCACTTACATGTTCACTCACGTAGATGTATGGAAAGTGATTGGTTCTTTACTATGGCTGTGGGCTTTTGGATATATGTTACAGGATTTGAGCGGTAATAAAAGACTGGTACCGGTGTATTTATACGGCGGCATTGCAGGCGCTGTGTTTTTTGTAGTAAGTGCTAACCTGCTGCCTGGCTTACACCACACCGGCTCTTTAAGCGGCGCGGTTCCTTCATTAATGGCTATTGCGGTAGCTGCCACCACCCTGGCTCCACGGTTTCGCCTTTTTACCATGATAAACGGGGGCATTCCTTTATGGATTGTGATGGTGGTTTTTGTAATTATTGATATTACAGGCATCGCCAAGGAAGGACTTGCTGTAGCCCTGTCGCATGTGGGTGGTGCCTTCATCGGTTTTATATATGCATGGCAGTTAAAAAAAGGTAACGACTGGGGCGAATGGATGTATAACCTTGTTGACAAAGTTGACGGACTTTTTAACCCCGAAAAAAAGTATAATAAAAAATCTTCCGCTCAAAAGCACTTTTATAAAGCCAGCCGCACCCCTTTTGAAAAGAGATCTAACATCACCCCTCAAAGGGTAGACGACCTGCTGGATAAAATAAACTCTAATGGATATAATTCGTTAACAGACGAAGAAAAAGAGTTTCTGAAACGTGCCAGCGAGCAACAGAATTAG
- a CDS encoding endonuclease/exonuclease/phosphatase family protein — MKKFLIACYRIGCWVVMPVYILCALSSYLSPSVCFFTDALALAFPFLLLALLVVIITALFCNRRLAVIASLVLLSGFTNISRTIAFHPFAPKTVARNGNTLKVLTWNVFFFLNDHELKNDTIGNKRREMINLIKESDADVLCFQEYLSYFNVKGLVSVHHILDSLGYKYSIFSNDHIYHYNGGTSHIGAILYSRLPISDSGRIAFHNTQEEHAVYADITVNKQKVRVFAAHLSSLGLYNDTTNTSENVYELSYKRKGSIARKIKRTALQHEMEAHMLDSAFSHSPQPVIYCADMNSAPTSYTYATIRGNLQDAFLVKGFGLGQTYDALSPTLRIDVCFASKQLTVEHCEVKRAHLSDHFPVITTFAVTK, encoded by the coding sequence ATGAAAAAATTTTTAATTGCCTGCTACCGCATAGGCTGCTGGGTGGTGATGCCTGTATATATTTTATGTGCCCTTAGTAGTTACCTGTCTCCTTCCGTTTGTTTTTTTACAGATGCACTGGCCCTGGCATTTCCATTTTTACTATTGGCCTTGTTAGTAGTAATTATAACCGCGCTGTTTTGTAACCGCCGGCTGGCTGTTATCGCATCACTGGTGCTACTTAGTGGTTTTACCAATATTAGCCGCACCATCGCTTTTCATCCTTTTGCCCCTAAAACAGTAGCACGCAACGGCAATACTTTAAAAGTGCTTACCTGGAATGTGTTTTTCTTTTTAAACGATCATGAATTAAAAAATGACACCATCGGCAACAAACGCCGCGAAATGATTAACCTTATTAAAGAATCAGACGCCGATGTATTATGCTTTCAGGAATACCTGTCTTACTTTAATGTAAAAGGGCTTGTATCTGTTCACCACATACTGGATAGTCTGGGCTATAAATACAGTATATTCAGTAACGATCACATCTACCATTATAACGGAGGCACTTCGCACATAGGAGCGATATTATACTCCAGACTACCCATCAGCGATAGTGGGCGTATTGCCTTCCATAATACACAGGAAGAACATGCAGTATACGCTGACATAACCGTTAATAAACAAAAAGTAAGAGTATTTGCTGCTCACCTTTCATCACTGGGCCTGTACAATGATACTACGAACACCAGTGAAAACGTATACGAGCTTAGCTACAAACGCAAAGGCTCCATTGCCCGCAAAATAAAACGCACCGCCTTACAGCACGAAATGGAAGCCCATATGCTGGATAGCGCCTTTTCACACAGCCCACAGCCAGTTATTTACTGTGCTGATATGAACTCAGCCCCTACCAGTTATACCTATGCCACTATCAGGGGGAATCTGCAGGATGCCTTTTTGGTCAAAGGCTTTGGACTGGGTCAAACCTACGATGCTTTATCACCCACCTTGCGCATAGATGTGTGCTTTGCCAGTAAACAACTTACGGTAGAACATTGTGAAGTAAAACGAGCACATTTGTCCGATCACTTTCCGGTGATCACCACTTTTGCAGTGACAAAATAA
- a CDS encoding endonuclease/exonuclease/phosphatase family protein codes for MIRTFTKRFFIVLTSIVCVCFLLSCLVPYLTPARWWPIGFLGLMVPYLVILQVFLILFWLITKPRWSILPLLTLSIGYKQLQSLFATNLKSNFSNVKIEPRLRIVDWNVGSLVGLSKGKDKQKMIRKQIADAILNLEPDIICLQEFNHSYTQGRQADNIGLLVKEYPHYFFSEDYKKGNGFFLYGSIIFSRYPIIHTGKIQYPGKRAESLIYADIVKGKDTVRLFTTHLQSFRFSTADYQDIDKIQQQDKELFDASRNIFKKMKVAFTRRGIQANIVRETLDDSPYPSIICGDFNDVPNSYTYFHIRDNWQDAFLQKDFGIGRTYIALAPTLRIDYILPDEHFNIHQFDMVDEDLSDHLLLVADVSFKK; via the coding sequence ATGATACGCACATTTACCAAACGCTTTTTTATAGTGCTTACCAGCATTGTATGCGTGTGCTTTTTATTGTCGTGCCTGGTGCCTTATTTAACGCCTGCCCGTTGGTGGCCTATTGGCTTTTTAGGTTTAATGGTGCCTTACCTGGTAATATTGCAGGTATTTCTTATCCTGTTCTGGCTTATTACCAAACCCCGCTGGAGCATTTTACCACTGCTTACCTTATCCATAGGTTATAAACAATTGCAATCACTGTTTGCCACTAACCTCAAAAGTAATTTCAGCAATGTAAAAATTGAACCGCGTTTGCGCATTGTAGACTGGAATGTGGGCAGCCTGGTGGGTTTAAGTAAAGGAAAGGATAAGCAGAAAATGATACGCAAACAAATTGCCGATGCTATCCTGAACCTGGAGCCGGATATTATTTGCCTGCAGGAGTTTAATCACTCCTATACCCAGGGTCGCCAGGCCGATAATATTGGCTTGCTGGTGAAAGAATACCCACATTATTTTTTCTCGGAAGATTATAAAAAGGGCAATGGCTTTTTCCTGTATGGCAGCATTATATTTTCCCGTTATCCCATTATCCACACCGGCAAAATTCAATACCCCGGTAAAAGGGCGGAAAGTCTCATTTATGCCGACATAGTAAAAGGCAAAGACACCGTAAGGTTATTCACCACCCATTTACAAAGCTTCCGCTTTTCAACCGCCGATTACCAGGACATTGATAAAATTCAGCAGCAGGATAAAGAGCTTTTTGATGCCTCCCGCAATATTTTCAAGAAAATGAAGGTGGCATTTACCCGCCGGGGCATTCAGGCCAATATTGTGCGGGAAACACTGGACGATAGCCCCTATCCTTCCATTATCTGTGGCGATTTCAATGATGTTCCTAATTCTTACACCTATTTCCATATACGCGATAACTGGCAGGATGCATTTTTGCAAAAGGATTTTGGTATTGGCCGTACTTATATAGCCCTTGCCCCCACCCTGCGTATTGACTATATTTTACCGGATGAGCATTTTAACATTCATCAGTTTGATATGGTAGACGAAGATCTGAGCGATCATCTGCTGCTAGTAGCAGATGTAAGTTTCAAAAAATAG
- the cysS gene encoding cysteine--tRNA ligase gives MSQLKVYNSLTRQKEVFEPLTPGHVGMYVCGPTVSGESHLGHARPFITFDIVYRYLLHLGYKVRYVRNITDAGHFEEEGREAEDKISKKAILEMLEPMELVQKYTNLFHWAMLQFNNIQPSIEPTATGHIVEQIVMIEKIIADGYAYVANGSVYFDVAKYDEDFSKKGSPYGMLSGRILEDMQEGSRELDNQEEKRNKADFALWKNAPPEHIMRWQSPWGEGFPGWHIECSAMSTKYLGKQFDIHGGGMDLQFPHHECEIAQSTVCNHQTPARYWLHNNMITVNGKKMGKSYGNQIKLTEMFSGNHPQLEQAYHPMVIRFFILQTHYRSTLDFGNEALQATEKGLRRLMDAFSVSQEILTNNNQPATDAALDEKVRNLVQEFDEFMNDDISTAKVLANMFELVPIINSIKDKHIAADALSGNTQELLKTQLKVYIEDVFGLKSEQDYNKDNGHLDGVLQLLINIRKEARDKKDFVTSDKIRKELAALGIQLKDDKDGSISYSFN, from the coding sequence ATGTCACAGCTAAAAGTATACAATTCGCTTACCCGGCAGAAAGAAGTGTTTGAACCCCTGACTCCAGGGCATGTAGGTATGTATGTGTGCGGTCCTACCGTAAGCGGCGAAAGCCACCTGGGACACGCCCGCCCCTTTATTACATTCGATATCGTTTACCGTTACCTGCTTCACCTCGGTTACAAAGTGCGTTACGTGCGTAACATTACCGACGCCGGCCACTTTGAAGAAGAAGGTCGCGAGGCAGAAGATAAAATAAGCAAGAAAGCCATACTGGAAATGCTGGAACCGATGGAGCTGGTGCAGAAATACACCAACCTGTTTCATTGGGCTATGCTACAGTTTAATAACATTCAGCCCAGCATTGAACCTACCGCTACCGGCCATATAGTAGAGCAGATTGTGATGATTGAAAAAATTATTGCAGACGGCTATGCCTACGTGGCAAACGGATCGGTTTACTTTGACGTGGCCAAGTATGATGAAGACTTTTCTAAAAAAGGCTCTCCCTACGGCATGTTAAGCGGCCGCATATTAGAAGACATGCAGGAAGGCTCGCGTGAACTGGACAACCAGGAAGAAAAGCGCAACAAAGCCGACTTTGCTTTATGGAAGAATGCACCTCCTGAACATATTATGCGCTGGCAAAGTCCCTGGGGCGAAGGTTTCCCGGGCTGGCATATTGAGTGTTCAGCCATGAGCACCAAATACCTGGGCAAGCAATTTGATATTCATGGCGGCGGTATGGACCTTCAGTTTCCACACCACGAGTGCGAAATAGCACAAAGCACCGTTTGCAATCATCAAACACCTGCCCGCTACTGGCTGCACAACAATATGATTACCGTTAACGGTAAAAAAATGGGTAAAAGCTATGGTAACCAGATTAAGCTTACAGAAATGTTCTCTGGCAACCACCCTCAGCTGGAGCAGGCTTACCATCCTATGGTTATCCGTTTCTTTATCCTGCAAACGCACTACCGCTCTACGCTTGACTTTGGCAATGAAGCCCTGCAGGCAACTGAGAAAGGTTTAAGACGTTTAATGGATGCATTTAGCGTTAGCCAGGAAATTCTTACCAACAACAATCAGCCAGCTACCGATGCTGCACTGGACGAAAAAGTAAGAAACCTGGTGCAGGAGTTTGATGAGTTTATGAACGACGACATCAGCACCGCTAAGGTGCTGGCCAATATGTTTGAACTGGTACCCATTATCAACAGTATTAAAGACAAACACATTGCAGCCGACGCTCTCAGTGGCAACACCCAGGAGTTGTTGAAAACACAACTGAAAGTGTACATTGAAGATGTGTTTGGTTTAAAAAGCGAACAAGATTATAATAAGGATAATGGCCACCTGGATGGCGTGTTGCAATTGCTTATTAACATTCGCAAAGAAGCAAGAGATAAAAAAGACTTTGTTACCAGCGACAAAATACGCAAGGAACTGGCAGCTTTGGGCATTCAGTTAAAAGATGACAAAGACGGCAGTATCAGCTATTCGTTTAACTAG
- a CDS encoding SDR family oxidoreductase, with the protein MRVFVTGASGFVGSAVVAELVRAGHQVLGLVRSDSGAEKVKNAGAEPFPGDVNDLENLKKGAAQCDAVIHTAFNHDFSRFKQNCEDDRKVIAALGEALTGTNKPLVVTSAVGLLNNGCLVTEDDVPPVGSDVMPRVATEEATRAVAAQGVNAYILRLPPSTHGEGDHGFVSMLIGMAKQNGESAYVAAGENFWPAAHRFDAAVLYRLIVEQQPAQKVFHAVAEQGIPFKDIAVTIGKGLALPTKSKESKDAETHFTWFLHFASMNCPSSSAKTREVLGWNPQQPGLLEDMVAGKYFE; encoded by the coding sequence ATGCGTGTATTTGTTACAGGAGCTTCCGGATTTGTTGGTTCTGCTGTTGTTGCAGAACTGGTACGCGCCGGCCACCAGGTACTTGGCCTTGTACGTTCAGACAGTGGTGCAGAAAAAGTAAAGAACGCCGGGGCAGAACCTTTTCCCGGTGATGTAAACGACCTGGAAAATTTGAAAAAAGGCGCTGCGCAATGCGACGCTGTTATTCATACAGCATTCAATCACGATTTCAGCCGCTTTAAACAAAACTGCGAAGACGATCGCAAGGTAATAGCAGCATTGGGCGAAGCATTAACAGGTACCAACAAACCACTGGTGGTTACTTCTGCTGTAGGCTTATTGAACAATGGCTGCCTGGTTACAGAAGATGATGTGCCTCCGGTGGGATCTGATGTAATGCCACGTGTAGCAACAGAAGAAGCTACCCGTGCGGTAGCAGCGCAAGGTGTGAACGCGTACATTTTACGACTGCCGCCTTCTACACATGGCGAAGGTGATCATGGTTTTGTATCTATGCTTATAGGCATGGCTAAACAAAATGGCGAATCGGCTTATGTTGCAGCTGGCGAAAACTTTTGGCCTGCAGCACACCGTTTTGATGCGGCGGTTTTGTATCGCTTAATTGTAGAGCAACAGCCTGCACAAAAGGTGTTTCATGCGGTGGCAGAACAAGGCATTCCGTTTAAGGATATAGCAGTTACAATAGGCAAAGGATTAGCGCTGCCTACTAAAAGCAAAGAGAGTAAAGATGCCGAAACACATTTTACCTGGTTCCTGCATTTTGCATCTATGAACTGTCCTTCCTCCAGTGCTAAAACCCGTGAAGTGTTAGGCTGGAACCCGCAACAACCGGGCTTGCTGGAAGATATGGTTGCCGGAAAATATTTTGAATAA
- a CDS encoding Crp/Fnr family transcriptional regulator: protein MAAAFESYFREQGKLNEADIEQMISMAEIKMLHRNELLLQQGQVSRHKIFVVKGLLRMYGEMENGSEHTLRFSPENSWTLDVESYDLQAPAKSNIAAVEDSEVLLWKKADFEHLLATMPQLNALSKLVISQNIYNSRKRLAIALSATPEEKYDDFIQTYPGLLSRVPLRMIASYLGISLKTLTRIRHAQVHR from the coding sequence ATGGCAGCCGCATTTGAATCCTATTTCAGGGAGCAGGGAAAGCTAAACGAAGCAGACATTGAGCAGATGATTTCGATGGCAGAAATAAAAATGCTTCATCGAAACGAATTGCTGTTACAGCAGGGGCAGGTAAGCAGGCACAAGATATTTGTTGTCAAGGGCTTACTGCGTATGTATGGAGAAATGGAAAACGGTAGTGAGCATACTTTACGTTTTTCGCCGGAAAACAGCTGGACCCTGGATGTGGAAAGCTACGATTTGCAGGCGCCGGCAAAAAGCAATATTGCTGCCGTGGAAGATTCGGAGGTGTTGCTTTGGAAAAAAGCAGATTTTGAGCATTTACTAGCCACTATGCCCCAGCTTAATGCTTTAAGCAAGCTGGTGATATCTCAAAATATTTACAACAGCCGCAAGCGGCTGGCTATTGCATTAAGCGCCACACCAGAAGAGAAATACGACGACTTTATACAAACTTATCCGGGTTTATTATCCCGTGTTCCCTTGCGTATGATTGCTTCTTACCTCGGCATTTCTTTAAAAACGCTCACCCGCATACGTCACGCACAGGTGCATCGTTAG
- a CDS encoding DUF1345 domain-containing protein, translating to MINHIHESKKLMISLLAAVATGFILPADQLKGLVHIMLCWDVFALVLLVLNWITFFTTTAHDIRNKAKIEDSSRVVIFSIVLICTFASMLAVVLLLVTRSEKHEWKGAYMVVAIAGMVFSWLLMHSIYTIRYAHLYYANHPDKKDTHAGGLEFPEDDKPDFIDFAYFAFVLGMTFQVSDVQITSKSLRRMALMHGMLSFGFNTIIVALTINVLAGLSN from the coding sequence GTGATTAACCATATACACGAAAGCAAGAAATTGATGATAAGCTTATTGGCCGCAGTGGCAACCGGGTTTATTTTGCCGGCCGATCAACTAAAAGGGCTTGTGCATATCATGTTGTGCTGGGATGTGTTTGCACTGGTATTGCTGGTGCTTAACTGGATCACCTTTTTTACCACCACGGCGCACGATATACGTAACAAGGCGAAAATAGAAGATTCAAGCCGGGTGGTAATTTTCAGTATTGTGCTGATATGCACTTTTGCCAGCATGCTGGCGGTGGTATTATTACTGGTTACACGTTCTGAAAAACATGAATGGAAAGGGGCCTATATGGTGGTGGCTATTGCAGGAATGGTGTTTTCGTGGCTGCTGATGCACTCTATTTACACTATCCGGTATGCGCATTTGTATTATGCCAATCATCCGGATAAAAAAGACACGCATGCCGGCGGGTTGGAATTTCCCGAAGATGATAAGCCTGATTTTATTGATTTTGCCTATTTCGCTTTTGTGCTGGGGATGACCTTCCAGGTATCAGATGTGCAAATCACTTCTAAAAGTCTGCGAAGGATGGCTTTGATGCACGGCATGTTATCCTTTGGCTTTAATACCATTATTGTTGCGTTAACCATTAACGTGCTGGCAGGGTTGAGCAATTAA